From one Deltaproteobacteria bacterium genomic stretch:
- a CDS encoding enoyl-CoA hydratase/isomerase family protein (Catalyzes the reversible hydration of unsaturated fatty acyl-CoA to beta-hydroxyacyl-CoA) — protein sequence MTEHVTQLKKVPVGVGHDDFVAVLTLNRPDVANALSASVITELTTHLQCVATDPHCRALVLRGNGKHFSAGADLGWMKEATQLDYDGNVRDADKLIGLFESLANLPFPSLACVQGSAYGGAVGLAAACDIVVAVEGARFCLSEVKLGLIPAVILPYLVRKVAPGTLRYWAVTGRLIATSEALAAGLVQRVVAASERDQAVIEELNSLLQAAPEAQAAVKQLLREVIADGAKQGPYTAAAIAEARVSPSGRAGLAAFFAKSSPSWAIQLAPNWRLD from the coding sequence ATGACTGAGCACGTAACTCAACTGAAAAAAGTACCGGTTGGCGTGGGTCACGACGACTTCGTGGCTGTGCTTACGTTAAACCGTCCCGATGTTGCTAACGCCCTAAGTGCTTCTGTGATCACTGAACTCACCACTCATCTGCAATGCGTGGCCACTGATCCTCACTGCCGTGCCTTAGTGCTGCGCGGCAACGGGAAGCACTTCTCAGCTGGTGCCGATCTGGGCTGGATGAAAGAGGCCACTCAGTTAGATTACGATGGCAATGTGCGTGACGCCGACAAGTTGATCGGTCTCTTTGAGTCCCTGGCTAATCTGCCCTTCCCCTCCTTGGCCTGCGTGCAGGGATCCGCTTACGGCGGTGCCGTGGGGTTGGCCGCAGCTTGTGACATAGTAGTGGCGGTAGAGGGCGCACGCTTTTGTTTAAGCGAGGTGAAGCTCGGATTGATACCGGCAGTGATCCTGCCGTATCTAGTGCGCAAGGTGGCCCCCGGTACTCTCAGATACTGGGCTGTGACGGGACGCCTCATCGCTACATCCGAGGCTTTAGCAGCGGGACTGGTGCAGCGTGTTGTCGCAGCATCTGAACGCGATCAGGCGGTGATCGAGGAACTTAATTCCTTACTCCAAGCAGCACCTGAGGCACAGGCGGCGGTTAAGCAGCTACTACGCGAAGTTATCGCAGATGGGGCTAAGCAAGGTCCCTACACAGCTGCGGCGATTGCCGAAGCGCGCGTATCGCCGAGTGGACGTGCAGGTCTTGCCGCATTTTTTGCTAAGAGCTCCCCATCTTGGGCCATTCAACTTGCTCCCAACTGGAGACTGGACTGA